DNA sequence from the Moorena sp. SIOASIH genome:
CTTCTCTTCTTAGCAATATCCTAAAACTATAGCGTTTATCATAGCTAAGAGGTAAACAGAATTTTTTACCTCTTCCCACTTCCAACTTCCCTCTTTCCTGCTCCCTGCTCCCTGCTCCCTGCTCCCTGCTCCCTGCTCCCTGCTCCTGCTCCCTGCTCCCTGCTCCCTGCTCCCTGCTCCCTGCTCCCTGCTCCCTGCTCCCTGCTCCCTGCTCCCTGCTCCCTGCTCCCTGCTCCCTGCTCCCTGATCCCTACTCCCTACTCCCTGCTCCCTTCTGTCTCAACCTGAACCAGGATTTTGCTGAGGATTAGAAGAGCCAAGAAATTCAGATTGAATCTCCTCCAATTCCAGATCAAGTTTAGTTTTAGTTTTTGGTAAACTACTAGACCCACCAACCTGAGAACCAAGGGTTTGATGGGTTAATTTATGGTTCGGATTACCCATAATTTCAGACTTCAATTCTTCTAATTCTTGAGCAATCCTTTTATTCAATCCCCCAACTGCTGGCTTTGATGGTACAGTAGGTTTGATAGGTGTAACTGGTTTTCGTTGCCCTAGAGGTGTAACTGGTTTTTGTTGCCTTAGAGGTGTTGCGGGAGTTGTCTGAGCATGCAAATCTTGACTTACCTCAGCCGCTGATTGATAACGTCGGTTAATAGCCCCCGCTATCATCTTGTCTAGGATGCGACCAAGCTGATCACTAATAGGATGACTCAAAAAGTTGCGCCACACCCAGACACCCTCCCTGACATCAAATAAATCACAGGGGTGCCTATTGGTCAACAAATGAAGACAAGTGATACCAAGACTATAGATATCACTGGCAAAAACTGCTCTACCAATACTTTGCTCTGGTGATACATAACCAAATGAGCCAATCGCTGTGCCAGTTTTGCCTAGACTAGTGCCAGTAGCAGCTTTCGATGCTCCAAAATCAACTAGAACCAGTTGACCAGGGACCTGGGTTGCTCCCCCGACAACCGAAGACCTTAAACTCCTGCGGCGAATAATGTTTTCTGGCTTGATGTCCCGGTGGATGACATGATGTTGATGAACAAATTGCAGCAATGGCAGCAAATCATCCAGTAGCGCCCGAATTTGTGCTTCATTAAATCCACCCCGACTGGCCAGTTCTTGGACTAAGTTTTGTCCATCGATAAACTCTTGCACCAAATACTGTTGGCTATCTTGACAAAAATACGCCAGCAGTTCCGGAATTTGAGGATGTTTGCCCAACTCATCCAGCCGTACCGCTTCCAGGGTGAATAACTCAGCTGCCTTTTGAACCGTGTTGGTTCCCTGGGCTTGGGGAAAAAACTGCTTGATGACGCAGGGAGGTTTAGAAGGTTTATCTTCATCCACAGCCAAGAAGGTTTTACCAAATCCACCCTGACCTATAGGTTTAATCCCTCGGTATCGCTCTTTCAGCAGCAACTTCGAGCCACAGGCAATGCAAAATTTAGTTCCTTCTCGATTTTTGGGATTGGGGCAAGTGGGATTGAGACAGTAGCTCATTATCGTGGTCAGCAGTCGGTCTTTTATCTATAATTATATATTGCCCTATATACGAATAGATAAACAATGATGTGATCAGGAGTAATGGTGACAGTAGGGGATTTTTTGATCTTATCTAGCTGATCTCCCTATCCCCTCATTATCTAATTACCTGATTACTTCCAACCCTGATAGCAATTCTCAAGGAATTGTGATAATTTTTGAGGCCATATTCCCTACTCCCTACTCCCTACTCCCTACTCCCTACTCCCTACTCCCTACTCCCTACTCCCTACTCCCTGTTCCCTTTGCTATATGTTCCATAATTGCTTGTCGGAAGCCCAGTACTACTAAAGTATTGGACAGGGTTAAAAAAAACTCAGCACTGCCATGTAGCCAATCCACATCAGCTAATGCTTCCTGATAAGCTACCTTGGAATAAATTCCAGCTGGGATGGTAACAAAAACAAACACCAAGAGGACGTAAAATCCGATTAGCGCTAAACGGGGTGTTTGTCCAGAACGAGTGAGAAACCACAAGAATCCTAGGTAAGGAAATAGGGAAATAGCAAATAATGTGTCTTTAGAAATCATCTGAATATCAGGAAAAATGCTTGTCAAAATGATTCGTAAAACGTAAGCATTCAGCCGTCAGCCGTCAGCCGTCAGCCGTCAGCCGTCAGCCGTCAGCTGATAGCTGATAGCTGATAGCTGATAGCTGATAGCTGATAGCTGATAGCTGATAGCTGATAGCTGAGTGCTGACCGTAAAACTTATCCCTGGCATTGGTAGCAACCCTACGCTGAACGCCAAATCCACCAAGCTGCTCCACAGAGGGTACAGTTACCTACAACCGTCATCGCTGCTTGGACTGTAACCATCCACTCCAGGGATTGTTGGTTGTCAAAAAAGTGCCAGGTTATAGCACACATAGCACTGACCAATGCTGGTAACATGGCAAAAGACAATGCCCACCATGCACGATTGCCAGTAATTTCACCATAGGTCCAGATTAACCAAATTGCAGCAATCCACTCGATAACACTGGAAATGTGAATAATCCAAGTTGGAATTGATAGAGCATGCATAAAAAACTTAGGAGTACAGACTAATGGGTAATGGGTAATGGGTAATGGCTTAGGAGTAATCACAGTTAGTAATTTTTAAATTAGTAATTTAAAAGTTACCAAAACCCAAGCTTGATAATAGTGATGCTTCTAGACATCCTCTTATCTTCAGTTTACTTGTTTGATTATACCAAGATTATACCAGATACTTCACATAACATTTACACTAGTATTAGTAATAATCCCTAATACTTAATCCTATCATGCCTAATGCTATCCTGGCTAAATAAAATAGTATAATCACTTACACAATCAAAAAGCCTCGATGCTATCGTCGGAATTAAACACATTCTGATTATTATAACTATGACATCAGTTTTTAAAAAAGGTGGTTTCGAGAACAGTGATTTTAGCAATTGGGAGGCTATTGGCGATGCTATAATTGAAACAGAGGTATTTGGAATCACCCCAACTCAAGGAAGCTACCAAGCATTAATTACCAATGGAAACCAGTCTGTCAGCATTGCTCAACTGGAAAAATTCTTGGGGTTAAACACAACAGAGTTAGATCAAGTAGGCAATGGGAATGTTAATCAAGGCTCAGCCATCCAATTCATCCCAATTACTGTAGAAGCTGGGGACATTTTGACCTTTGATTGGAACTTCATCACCAATGAAAACACTGCCAACAATGTTTATAACGATTTTGCCTTTGTCTCTATCTCCTCAGGGGACCTGTTGGAAGTAGCAGATACAACTAGTGACTTTGTCGCCTCCACGACTTCTTTTAATTCACAGACTGGCTACAAAACATTTACTTACGAGTTTACAACAGCTGGCACTTTTACTGTCAGTATAGGAGTGGTGGATATGACCGATTCTACGGTTGACTCTGGGCTGCTGATTGATAACCTTACACTGAATGGCTTGATATTTGAAGATGACTTTGACCCGGATATAGATAATAGCCAATGGGCAGAAATTAGCAATGGTGAAGTTAATACCAACTTTGGTGGCGATGGCAACTCCCTTTGGTTTGATGGCGGTTCTCCAGAAGATAACTCCCGTTATGCTATTACCGAATCCCTAGATGTTTCCCGTGGCGGTACTATTTCCTTTGACCTGATCATTGGTAATATCATTGGTAATAGTAATAATGGAGGCGAAAATGCAGATTCTGGGGAAGATATCGCTCTTGAATATTCCATTGATAGCGGTATCTCTTGGATAAGACTGGGTTTGTATGACACAGAAGACTACATCAGTTGGACAACTATTACTGAGAGCATTGACAC
Encoded proteins:
- a CDS encoding DUF2499 domain-containing protein yields the protein MHALSIPTWIIHISSVIEWIAAIWLIWTYGEITGNRAWWALSFAMLPALVSAMCAITWHFFDNQQSLEWMVTVQAAMTVVGNCTLCGAAWWIWRSA
- a CDS encoding DUF3593 domain-containing protein — translated: MISKDTLFAISLFPYLGFLWFLTRSGQTPRLALIGFYVLLVFVFVTIPAGIYSKVAYQEALADVDWLHGSAEFFLTLSNTLVVLGFRQAIMEHIAKGTGSRE